Proteins from a single region of Anaerolineae bacterium:
- a CDS encoding bifunctional riboflavin kinase/FAD synthetase, with product MRVFDDIDHTWLDGESVITIGAFDGVHVGHQALVREVLAEARASGRQAGVVTFYPHPVNVLSAQNRVRYITTPGEKAAILERLGLDFMALMQFTMELARKSAGEFVHILVEHLHPKSIWVGPDFTFGYQREGNVEVLRRLGAQWGFSVHVLPAVCLNGAVVSSTRIRQLLAEGKIEEVTALLGRYYLVSGEVVPGRHRGRALGFPTANLEVHGDRALPRDGVYACFALLGQQRFPAVANLGVRPTFGENKHILEVHLLDVRLELYGCDLAVEFVRWMRPEMCFASAGELVEQMRRDVEEARRILQEARRDGVDIAIRDWSLLRVGGK from the coding sequence ATGAGAGTTTTCGACGATATTGACCATACCTGGCTGGACGGCGAGAGCGTCATCACCATCGGGGCATTCGACGGCGTGCATGTGGGGCACCAGGCGCTGGTGCGGGAGGTGCTGGCAGAGGCGCGGGCGAGCGGCCGGCAGGCCGGCGTGGTCACCTTCTACCCCCACCCGGTGAACGTGCTCAGCGCCCAGAACCGGGTGCGTTATATCACGACGCCGGGGGAAAAGGCCGCCATCCTGGAGCGGCTGGGCCTGGACTTCATGGCCCTGATGCAATTCACCATGGAGCTGGCCCGCAAATCGGCCGGCGAGTTCGTCCATATCTTGGTGGAGCATCTCCACCCGAAAAGCATATGGGTGGGGCCGGATTTCACCTTTGGCTACCAACGCGAGGGCAATGTGGAGGTACTGCGCCGGCTGGGCGCGCAGTGGGGATTCAGCGTGCACGTCCTGCCGGCGGTCTGCCTGAACGGCGCGGTGGTCTCCAGCACGCGCATCCGCCAGCTTCTGGCCGAGGGGAAGATCGAAGAAGTGACGGCCCTGCTGGGGCGCTATTATCTGGTCTCGGGGGAGGTGGTGCCGGGCCGGCATCGCGGCCGGGCGCTGGGCTTTCCGACGGCGAACCTGGAGGTGCACGGCGACCGCGCCCTGCCGCGCGACGGGGTGTACGCCTGCTTCGCCCTGCTGGGGCAACAGCGCTTTCCGGCGGTGGCCAATCTGGGTGTCCGCCCGACCTTTGGCGAGAATAAGCACATCCTGGAAGTGCATTTGCTGGACGTGCGTCTGGAGCTGTACGGGTGCGATCTGGCGGTGGAATTTGTGCGCTGGATGCGGCCGGAGATGTGCTTTGCTTCCGCCGGCGAGCTGGTGGAGCAGATGCGGCGGGACGTGGAGGAGGCGCGCCGCATCCTCCAGGAGGCGCGCCGGGACGGTGTGGACATCGCCATCCGCGATTGGAGCCTTCTGCGCGTGGGAGGCAAGTAG